A stretch of the Flavobacterium sp. 5 genome encodes the following:
- a CDS encoding FecR family protein produces the protein MMNENSEIKEILNKFILNQCTAEETTVVIDYCKNNNLTTDFPTVDEVKTLLNELPQMDANTADQLFSKILIQAQESEEIEQIKFPFKKYLAIAASIIVLLSIGFSYRKNFNAPKINPVISSNEITLQLENGDIQVISEGKKSQVADADGHIVGNQNGNKIAYDTETSIEKLVYNTLKIPNGKRFELELSDGTIVHLNSGTTLKYPVKFIAGANRQVFLDGEAFFDVAKDKKHPFIVNADKLNVRVLGTHFNVSSYPEDDLTDVVLVEGSVGMYSANETFNADKNTILKPGYKGSFNKNNNRINTKEVNTDMYTCWMNGGLAFRDITFNSICKKLERKYDVTIVVKSQKLANEKFNARFGDKSIEEVLSYFDDAYGFNYSKKNNIITIN, from the coding sequence ATGATGAATGAAAATTCAGAAATAAAAGAAATACTCAATAAGTTCATTTTGAACCAATGCACTGCTGAAGAAACAACAGTAGTAATTGACTATTGCAAAAACAATAACCTTACCACCGATTTCCCAACTGTTGATGAAGTGAAAACTTTATTGAATGAACTTCCTCAAATGGATGCGAATACAGCAGACCAATTATTTTCTAAAATTTTGATTCAGGCTCAAGAAAGCGAAGAAATCGAACAAATAAAATTTCCTTTCAAGAAATATTTGGCTATTGCAGCTTCGATTATTGTATTACTTTCTATTGGATTTTCATACAGAAAGAATTTTAATGCCCCAAAAATTAATCCTGTTATTAGCAGTAATGAGATCACCTTACAGTTAGAAAATGGTGATATTCAAGTTATTTCTGAGGGTAAAAAAAGCCAAGTTGCCGATGCTGATGGACACATTGTAGGAAACCAAAACGGAAACAAAATTGCATATGATACCGAAACATCAATTGAAAAACTGGTGTATAATACTTTGAAAATTCCAAACGGAAAACGATTTGAATTGGAACTATCTGACGGAACCATTGTGCACTTAAATTCAGGTACTACATTAAAATATCCTGTAAAATTCATAGCTGGTGCAAACAGACAAGTTTTTCTTGATGGTGAAGCTTTTTTTGATGTTGCAAAGGACAAGAAACACCCTTTTATCGTAAATGCCGATAAATTGAATGTTAGAGTTTTAGGGACACATTTTAATGTTTCCAGTTATCCAGAAGATGATTTAACTGATGTTGTGTTAGTAGAAGGTTCAGTAGGAATGTACTCGGCAAATGAAACTTTTAATGCTGATAAAAACACGATTCTTAAACCAGGATACAAAGGAAGCTTCAATAAAAATAACAATCGCATCAATACTAAAGAAGTTAATACAGATATGTATACGTGTTGGATGAATGGTGGATTAGCTTTTCGTGATATAACGTTTAATAGTATCTGTAAAAAATTAGAAAGAAAGTATGATGTTACTATCGTAGTCAAAAGTCAAAAATTAGCTAATGAAAAATTTAATGCCCGTTTTGGTGATAAATCTATAGAAGAAGTATTGAGCTACTTCGATGATGCCTATGGTTTTAATTATAGCAAAAAGAATAATATAATAACTATTAACTAA
- a CDS encoding RagB/SusD family nutrient uptake outer membrane protein, with amino-acid sequence MKIKNIVLIGSLSLLSFASCTNLDENVYDKYETDPFYDAPQGANIALAGVYAQIGGNWDGIGYAGADNGWYDLNAMSSDEQVIPHRNTGDWQLDFAILFKHDWLPSSFIVGNTWRWLYKSVFTANLAIEQLEKSKADPSKIAEAKVLRAFFYYLLMDDYGNVPFYTSNHITVDKIPQADRKDIYAFVVKELTENVELLSGTKGGEYYGRFNKWAGYTLLAKVYLNAGVYTGTPKWAECLAVCDKLNEGGFSLHPGIDNASSPLGNKYFELFGDVLPEDETILAIYSTVDVVSRNIFTVRSMAGANASNLFGYNGWNGTVIPKDYYLKYDDKDIRKKQFLVGEQPGGVNYTLEIGSLDNPGAPPQAGVRNTKFYPAGANTGGGASNDFPIFRYADVMLMTAECNVRLGNAAAAKPFIDAVRKRAGLDALAADPTLTDIYDERGFELNWEGHRRQDMIRFDTFLLPNEFKATSQPYRKLFPIPTAALNANPSLKQNPGYN; translated from the coding sequence ATGAAAATCAAAAATATAGTATTGATAGGGAGTTTAAGTCTCTTATCATTTGCAAGTTGCACCAATTTAGATGAAAATGTCTACGATAAATACGAAACAGATCCTTTTTATGACGCTCCACAAGGTGCTAATATAGCACTAGCTGGTGTTTATGCACAAATTGGAGGGAACTGGGACGGTATTGGATATGCTGGTGCCGATAATGGCTGGTATGACCTAAATGCCATGTCGAGTGACGAACAAGTAATCCCCCATAGAAATACAGGAGACTGGCAATTAGATTTTGCAATATTGTTCAAACACGATTGGCTGCCTTCCAGTTTTATTGTAGGCAATACATGGAGATGGCTGTATAAATCTGTATTTACTGCCAACTTGGCCATAGAACAGCTGGAAAAATCAAAAGCTGATCCTTCAAAAATTGCCGAAGCTAAAGTATTAAGAGCCTTTTTCTATTATTTGTTAATGGATGATTATGGTAATGTGCCTTTTTATACCTCAAATCATATTACGGTAGATAAAATTCCTCAGGCAGATCGCAAAGATATTTATGCTTTTGTTGTTAAAGAATTAACCGAAAATGTTGAATTACTTTCTGGTACTAAAGGAGGAGAATATTATGGACGTTTCAATAAATGGGCTGGTTATACATTACTGGCCAAAGTATATTTAAATGCAGGTGTTTATACAGGAACTCCTAAATGGGCTGAATGCCTTGCAGTTTGCGACAAATTAAATGAAGGTGGGTTTTCACTGCACCCAGGAATTGATAATGCATCAAGCCCGTTAGGAAATAAATACTTCGAATTGTTTGGAGATGTACTTCCAGAAGACGAAACGATATTAGCTATTTACTCTACGGTTGATGTGGTTTCCCGTAATATTTTTACAGTACGCAGTATGGCAGGAGCAAATGCTTCTAATTTGTTTGGGTATAATGGATGGAATGGGACTGTTATCCCAAAAGATTATTATTTAAAATATGACGATAAGGATATTCGCAAAAAACAATTTTTAGTAGGAGAACAACCTGGAGGTGTGAATTATACTCTAGAAATAGGTTCACTAGACAATCCTGGTGCTCCACCGCAAGCTGGAGTTCGTAATACTAAATTTTACCCTGCAGGAGCAAATACTGGCGGCGGGGCTTCTAATGATTTTCCAATTTTTAGATATGCCGATGTTATGTTAATGACGGCCGAATGTAATGTTCGCCTTGGAAATGCTGCTGCTGCAAAACCTTTTATTGATGCTGTAAGAAAGCGTGCAGGTCTTGATGCTCTAGCCGCTGACCCAACACTTACTGATATTTACGATGAAAGAGGATTCGAATTGAACTGGGAAGGGCACAGAAGACAAGACATGATTCGTTTTGATACCTTTTTGTTGCCAAACGAATTCAAAGCTACTTCACAACCGTATAGAAAATTGTTTCCAATTCCTACTGCGGCACTTAATGCAAATCCAAGTTTAAAACAAAATCCTGGTTACAACTAA
- a CDS encoding SusC/RagA family TonB-linked outer membrane protein, which produces MKKKSKNDGMQFSLFKIDLKLKLTTLLLLVAIFNSRADTYAQKTKVSLELKNTTVEKVIETIEQKTDFKFIYKLNDIDLDRVISIHVKNQNINIVLDYIFKGTSTDFIIRDTQIMLKKPNIIKTEILPFLQQTIKGKVVDENRMPLSGATVTEQGTKNSALTGYDGSFEIVVQSNTAMLVATYMGYIKKVFLADQINPTIQLEPETTSLKEVVLVGYSSMAKRDVTGAVSSIVQKDMNQGSIVNPLQLISGKMAGVNITQTGSEPGATPSIRIRGLTSLVGGNDPLVVIDGVQGNLDLLNQIPPSEIASIDILKDASAAAVYGSRGAAGVVLVTTKKSKAGKTSVEYSGTMSVDEIPNPLEVLNADEWWQQAQSVGVPALANHGASTDWFNILTQRGFTQTHALAFGGGAEKFNYRASISAILQEGVVINTKSNKYIGRIQATQLAMDDKLKLTFNLNSGIIDTDYSIGTIGRASFRSNLITNSYFVSPTTPVYNVDGTYFNDPNVFNYLNPYAAAETVSNHNENNNLFGSLKAELEIIDGVTAGWFGSWRNTNITHGYYLPSESTDAEAIDQKGYANISNNKTNERLMNMSINYKKVLGNHSLDVLGLYEWQNQTYQGNFAQARGFVNDIATYNALQLGDFSNAKPGDISSYKNDRTVISFLTRFNYSYLGRYLLTGSIRKDGSSVFGDNNKWGDFPSVSLGWAIDKESFMANQTLFTQLKLRGGYGETGNQQGLSPQQSLSLVGQGTPNLTYFGGSVVNNYGQIQNENSDLKWETKKQTNIGIDFALFNNRLKGSFDAYTATTDNLLFNYTVPQPPYPFDRVFANVGSLLNEGIEASLSYDLISNDNILLTLAGNVSFMRNEVLNLSGSIDGVPLNTDFVDWGAPNSYLVKGKPVGSFYTLHSTGKDNVNAETVLDRDGNGIIDQGSRSPDRAYNGSSMPTYTFAFNPTFKYKNLDISMLWRGSGGNKIYNTLNKSLSYQESIGKSNVLKSSVPLGMFTTQYVSDLWLEDGDFIRLENVAIGYNFTFKEVKYVESLRLTLTGNNLLLFTDYTGMDPEINLTGGGANFGSDIGIYPRTRTVGLGLSVKFK; this is translated from the coding sequence ATGAAAAAAAAATCAAAGAATGATGGAATGCAATTTTCATTGTTCAAAATTGACCTGAAATTGAAACTAACTACACTATTACTTTTAGTTGCCATTTTTAATTCACGAGCCGATACTTATGCCCAAAAGACAAAAGTTAGCTTAGAATTAAAAAACACTACTGTGGAGAAGGTTATTGAAACTATTGAACAAAAAACCGACTTTAAATTTATTTATAAATTGAACGATATCGATTTAGATCGTGTAATATCTATTCACGTAAAAAATCAAAATATAAACATCGTTTTAGACTATATTTTTAAAGGGACTTCTACGGATTTTATTATTCGAGATACCCAAATTATGCTCAAAAAACCGAATATAATTAAAACCGAAATTCTTCCTTTTTTGCAACAAACCATAAAAGGAAAAGTAGTCGATGAGAATCGAATGCCATTATCTGGTGCGACTGTTACTGAGCAAGGAACAAAAAATAGTGCACTAACAGGCTATGACGGTTCTTTTGAAATTGTAGTACAAAGTAACACTGCGATGTTAGTTGCTACTTACATGGGCTATATTAAAAAAGTGTTTTTGGCAGATCAAATAAATCCAACAATACAATTAGAACCAGAAACAACTTCCTTAAAAGAAGTCGTATTAGTAGGTTATAGTTCTATGGCCAAAAGAGATGTAACAGGTGCAGTATCCTCTATTGTTCAAAAAGACATGAATCAAGGTTCTATTGTAAACCCCTTGCAATTGATTTCTGGTAAAATGGCGGGTGTAAACATCACTCAAACAGGTAGTGAACCAGGAGCTACCCCAAGTATTAGAATTCGAGGATTAACTTCATTAGTTGGAGGAAATGATCCATTGGTAGTTATCGATGGTGTACAAGGAAATCTTGATTTATTAAATCAAATTCCTCCAAGTGAAATTGCTTCTATAGACATTTTAAAAGATGCATCTGCTGCTGCGGTATATGGTTCTAGAGGAGCTGCTGGAGTGGTCCTTGTTACTACTAAAAAAAGTAAAGCTGGTAAAACTTCTGTAGAATACTCAGGAACAATGTCGGTAGATGAAATTCCAAACCCATTAGAAGTTCTAAATGCAGACGAATGGTGGCAACAAGCTCAGTCAGTGGGTGTACCAGCATTAGCAAATCATGGTGCAAGTACCGATTGGTTTAACATTTTGACACAAAGAGGATTTACCCAAACGCATGCTTTGGCCTTTGGTGGCGGAGCAGAAAAATTTAATTACAGAGCTTCTATTTCGGCTATTTTACAAGAAGGAGTCGTAATAAACACAAAAAGTAATAAATATATTGGACGCATCCAAGCTACTCAATTGGCAATGGATGACAAGTTAAAATTGACTTTTAATCTTAACAGTGGTATTATTGATACTGATTATAGTATTGGAACCATAGGTAGAGCATCATTTAGGTCTAACTTGATTACAAACTCTTACTTTGTAAGTCCCACTACTCCAGTTTATAATGTGGATGGTACTTATTTTAACGATCCTAACGTATTTAATTATTTAAATCCATATGCGGCTGCAGAAACCGTTTCCAATCATAATGAAAACAATAATTTGTTTGGAAGTTTAAAAGCTGAATTAGAAATTATCGACGGCGTAACTGCAGGATGGTTTGGAAGTTGGAGAAATACCAATATTACTCACGGCTACTATCTTCCATCAGAATCAACAGATGCTGAGGCTATTGATCAAAAAGGTTACGCCAATATCAGTAACAATAAGACAAATGAAAGGCTTATGAACATGAGCATTAATTACAAAAAAGTATTAGGCAATCATAGTCTGGATGTATTAGGTCTTTATGAGTGGCAAAATCAAACCTATCAAGGGAACTTTGCTCAAGCCCGTGGCTTTGTAAATGATATTGCTACCTACAATGCTTTGCAATTGGGCGATTTTTCAAATGCAAAACCAGGTGATATATCATCTTATAAAAATGACAGAACCGTAATATCTTTTTTAACTCGTTTTAATTATAGCTATTTAGGTCGTTATTTACTTACAGGAAGTATTAGAAAAGATGGTTCTTCTGTATTTGGAGACAATAACAAATGGGGGGACTTCCCATCAGTGTCTTTAGGATGGGCTATTGACAAAGAATCTTTTATGGCTAATCAAACCCTCTTTACTCAATTAAAATTACGTGGAGGATATGGAGAAACAGGTAATCAACAGGGATTATCTCCTCAACAATCTCTTTCGTTAGTGGGTCAAGGTACGCCAAATCTTACTTATTTTGGAGGCTCAGTAGTCAATAATTATGGTCAGATACAAAATGAGAATTCTGATTTGAAATGGGAAACAAAAAAACAGACCAATATTGGTATTGATTTTGCTCTTTTTAACAATAGACTTAAAGGTTCTTTTGATGCTTATACTGCTACTACAGATAATCTTTTATTTAATTACACTGTTCCACAACCTCCTTATCCTTTTGATAGAGTATTTGCTAATGTGGGAAGTCTTTTGAACGAAGGTATAGAGGCTTCATTAAGCTATGATTTAATAAGTAACGACAACATTCTCCTTACTCTAGCAGGAAACGTATCCTTTATGCGAAATGAAGTACTTAATTTGAGCGGAAGCATCGATGGAGTACCATTGAATACGGATTTTGTTGACTGGGGTGCACCAAACTCTTACTTGGTAAAAGGAAAACCAGTAGGTTCATTTTATACTTTGCATAGTACAGGAAAAGACAATGTTAACGCGGAGACAGTATTGGATCGCGATGGAAATGGTATTATTGATCAAGGATCAAGAAGTCCAGACAGAGCTTATAACGGTTCTTCAATGCCAACGTATACTTTTGCATTCAATCCTACTTTTAAATATAAAAATTTGGATATTTCAATGCTTTGGAGAGGTTCTGGAGGAAATAAAATTTATAACACCTTAAACAAAAGTTTGAGTTATCAGGAAAGTATTGGAAAATCAAATGTATTGAAAAGCTCAGTTCCTCTAGGAATGTTCACGACTCAATATGTTTCTGATTTGTGGTTAGAAGATGGTGATTTTATACGATTAGAGAATGTGGCTATCGGTTATAATTTTACTTTCAAAGAGGTTAAATATGTGGAATCTCTTCGTCTTACACTTACTGGTAACAACTTATTGTTATTTACTGATTATACTGGTATGGATCCAGAAATTAATTTAACTGGTGGCGGAGCCAATTTTGGAAGCGACATAGGGATATATCCTCGTACCAGAACAGTTGGTTTAGGTTTAAGTGTTAAATTTAAATAG
- a CDS encoding (Fe-S)-binding protein, translating to MNTTSDLKVVYFPSCINRSMGKNSFQNSDDLQLTALTHQLLVRAGFTIIYPKSMNSHCCGMPFSSKGFAEANHTQSEVLEKSLLEASENGKYPVLYDMSPCFQHSKEEFSSTLQIVDPIEFMLDYVMPHLTIKNKKETVAVFPVCSVKKIGKMDQLLALSQLCSNQVTLIDSNCCGFAGDRGFLIPELNEHGLRELKAQIPTDCNEGYSTSRTCEIGLENRSGIDFKSIFYLVDEVTR from the coding sequence ATGAATACAACCTCTGATTTAAAAGTAGTTTACTTTCCTTCATGCATCAATAGAAGTATGGGGAAAAATAGTTTTCAAAACTCAGATGATCTTCAATTAACAGCACTTACTCATCAATTATTAGTTCGTGCCGGATTTACCATAATTTATCCCAAATCAATGAACAGTCATTGCTGTGGTATGCCTTTTTCCAGTAAAGGTTTTGCAGAAGCTAATCATACACAATCAGAAGTATTAGAAAAGTCGCTTTTAGAAGCATCGGAAAATGGAAAATATCCTGTTTTGTATGATATGAGCCCATGTTTTCAGCATTCAAAAGAAGAATTTTCTAGCACCTTGCAAATTGTTGATCCTATCGAATTTATGTTGGATTATGTAATGCCACATTTGACAATAAAGAATAAAAAAGAGACTGTTGCCGTTTTTCCTGTTTGTTCGGTTAAAAAAATTGGAAAAATGGATCAGCTCCTTGCTTTGTCTCAACTCTGTTCCAATCAAGTTACATTAATTGATAGCAATTGTTGTGGTTTTGCAGGTGACAGAGGTTTCTTGATTCCTGAACTAAACGAACATGGATTACGCGAATTAAAAGCACAAATTCCAACAGACTGCAACGAAGGATATTCTACAAGTAGAACTTGCGAAATTGGATTAGAAAATAGGAGTGGAATTGATTTCAAATCTATTTTTTATTTGGTAGATGAGGTAACAAGGTAA
- a CDS encoding alpha-amylase family glycosyl hydrolase, with amino-acid sequence MKKYIKIVFAVCFTSVVAACSSSDDTPNTPSPYEQYGTPFEKMPAKEDAIIYQVNIRAFSNAGTLNGVTEKLDAIHDLGVNVIYLMPIYPVGVLHSVGTLGSPYSVRDYKAVSAEFGTLADLRKLVEEAHKKNMAVILDWVANHTSWDNAWITDHPDWYQKNDKGEIISPPGSGYADVAQLDFNNQEMRAAMVDAMSYWVYSANIDGFRCDYADFVPQNFWSQATTTLRPIKNQNILMLAEGSKVNHFAAGFDYTFGFGFFDALKKVFKEGKSATSIQDANAAEYATNYNNSQRIVRYTSNHDVNWTDGTPLQLFGGKQGSMATFVVAAYMKSVPMIYNAQEIGYAQKIDYFTHTPIDWSTADAGVLAEYKKIIAFRNSSNAIKRGTYKGYSNDAVSAFTMETDTEKVFVLSNLTNSAAKYIFPNTLSKIAWKNAFDNAPVTVTTEITLEPYQYIVLKN; translated from the coding sequence ATGAAAAAATACATCAAAATCGTTTTTGCAGTATGCTTCACTTCGGTAGTAGCCGCATGTAGTTCATCTGATGATACTCCAAATACACCTTCTCCGTACGAACAATACGGAACGCCATTTGAAAAAATGCCAGCCAAAGAAGATGCTATAATTTATCAAGTCAATATTCGTGCTTTTAGTAATGCCGGAACTCTAAATGGTGTAACCGAAAAACTGGATGCCATTCATGATCTTGGAGTAAATGTTATTTATTTAATGCCTATTTATCCTGTTGGAGTTCTTCATTCTGTTGGTACATTGGGCTCTCCATACTCAGTTAGAGATTATAAAGCGGTTAGTGCCGAATTTGGAACGCTTGCAGATCTTCGTAAACTCGTTGAGGAAGCTCATAAAAAAAATATGGCAGTTATCTTAGATTGGGTTGCTAATCATACTTCATGGGATAATGCTTGGATTACTGATCACCCAGATTGGTACCAAAAAAATGATAAGGGTGAAATCATTTCCCCTCCAGGATCGGGTTATGCAGATGTAGCACAATTAGATTTTAATAATCAAGAGATGCGAGCTGCAATGGTTGATGCTATGTCCTATTGGGTTTATAGTGCTAACATTGATGGTTTCCGTTGTGATTATGCAGATTTCGTACCTCAAAATTTTTGGTCACAAGCAACTACAACTTTAAGGCCAATTAAAAATCAAAATATATTAATGCTTGCAGAAGGATCAAAAGTAAATCATTTCGCAGCTGGATTTGATTATACTTTTGGATTTGGTTTTTTTGATGCTTTGAAAAAAGTATTCAAAGAAGGAAAATCAGCAACTTCTATTCAAGATGCAAATGCTGCGGAATATGCCACAAATTATAATAATTCTCAACGTATTGTACGATATACTTCAAACCACGATGTCAACTGGACAGATGGTACACCTCTGCAATTGTTTGGAGGTAAACAAGGTTCTATGGCTACTTTTGTAGTTGCTGCATATATGAAATCTGTACCTATGATTTATAATGCTCAAGAAATTGGGTACGCTCAAAAAATCGATTATTTCACTCACACTCCTATCGATTGGAGTACAGCCGATGCAGGTGTGCTAGCTGAATACAAAAAGATAATCGCTTTTAGAAATTCAAGCAATGCCATAAAAAGAGGAACTTATAAAGGGTATAGTAATGATGCTGTAAGTGCTTTTACTATGGAAACTGATACCGAAAAAGTATTTGTACTTTCTAATTTAACAAATTCTGCAGCAAAATATATTTTCCCAAATACACTTTCCAAAATAGCTTGGAAAAATGCTTTTGATAATGCTCCAGTAACCGTTACAACTGAAATTACTTTAGAACCATATCAATATATTGTGCTGAAAAATTAA
- a CDS encoding SusE domain-containing protein has product MKTYIYKLLVLFAVALLGVSCEDTAELTTLQKVSFPSTVEASTSTIVLSVDNESDPVVTLSWPAVVYPIHAPVTYALQFDLPDNIIGEKAWDTATRLVVGEDVLSKSLLGAELNRIALKLGLPINKAGEIVVRVESYMDHTIYSEPIVLTITPYEVPVVIGQIIMPGSYQGWNVDTAASLLAISTDVYQGYVSIPADALGFKLNKERNWAQFYGAGATNNDLKNMSDTDFQMPGAGSYQMTVNLKTLKWNAIGYSWGVVGDATAGSWDNSTPMNYDHVNKTWKVTTELKPGNVKFRLNNSWAINYGAKNNDEGIMYLDNSGAHYVGEAGTYEITFTINDINPAINGYPATGTYTVKKI; this is encoded by the coding sequence ATGAAAACATATATATATAAGTTACTCGTACTTTTCGCAGTAGCGCTGCTTGGCGTATCTTGTGAAGACACTGCGGAACTGACCACTTTGCAAAAGGTTAGTTTTCCATCGACTGTAGAAGCATCAACAAGCACTATTGTTCTTTCAGTTGATAATGAATCAGATCCGGTAGTTACTCTTTCTTGGCCTGCTGTGGTTTATCCAATACACGCTCCAGTTACTTATGCTTTACAATTTGATCTCCCAGACAACATCATCGGAGAAAAAGCTTGGGACACCGCCACTCGTCTCGTAGTTGGGGAAGATGTATTGAGCAAATCTTTATTGGGAGCAGAGCTTAATAGAATAGCTCTTAAACTAGGATTGCCTATAAATAAGGCAGGTGAAATTGTTGTACGTGTAGAATCATACATGGATCATACCATTTATTCTGAACCAATTGTTTTAACAATTACCCCTTATGAAGTCCCAGTAGTTATTGGTCAAATAATAATGCCAGGAAGTTATCAGGGCTGGAATGTTGATACAGCCGCATCTTTACTTGCAATAAGTACTGATGTATACCAAGGATATGTATCTATTCCTGCCGATGCTTTAGGTTTCAAATTAAATAAAGAAAGAAACTGGGCTCAATTTTATGGAGCTGGAGCTACCAACAATGATTTAAAAAACATGAGTGATACTGATTTTCAAATGCCAGGAGCTGGCTCTTATCAAATGACAGTAAACCTGAAAACTCTAAAATGGAATGCAATTGGTTATTCTTGGGGAGTTGTTGGAGATGCAACTGCTGGAAGCTGGGATAATAGCACCCCTATGAATTATGATCATGTTAATAAAACTTGGAAAGTTACTACCGAATTAAAACCAGGAAATGTAAAATTTAGACTTAACAATTCATGGGCAATTAATTACGGAGCAAAAAATAATGATGAAGGTATCATGTATCTTGATAATTCAGGAGCACATTACGTAGGAGAAGCTGGAACATATGAAATCACTTTTACTATAAATGATATTAATCCTGCTATAAATGGTTATCCAGCAACTGGTACTTATACCGTTAAAAAAATATAA
- a CDS encoding RNA polymerase sigma factor, with protein sequence MSTTKDFSEQLLVSELKNGNEKAFRKLYDFYYQDIYGYSISLLKSKELAEENVQDVFLKIWLHRENLNLEQSFKSFLFTIARNQAFNLLNKAANDVLLKEEVFYTSEKSHAEGDFSIREDDCKKLKKQAIKQLPPKRKRIFKMSRKQGKTYEEISQELGISVNTVKNQMSKALESMRIFFRAHDGFT encoded by the coding sequence ATGTCAACAACAAAAGACTTTAGCGAACAATTGTTGGTAAGTGAACTCAAAAATGGTAACGAAAAAGCATTTCGTAAACTGTATGATTTCTATTACCAAGATATCTATGGTTATAGCATCAGTCTTTTAAAATCCAAAGAACTTGCAGAAGAAAATGTACAAGACGTTTTTTTGAAAATTTGGTTGCATCGAGAAAATTTAAATTTGGAACAATCCTTCAAATCTTTTTTATTTACCATTGCCCGAAACCAAGCTTTTAATCTTTTAAACAAAGCCGCAAATGATGTGCTTTTGAAAGAAGAGGTTTTTTACACTAGTGAGAAATCACATGCGGAAGGAGATTTTTCTATTCGCGAAGATGATTGTAAAAAATTAAAAAAGCAGGCGATAAAACAACTTCCACCCAAACGTAAACGCATTTTTAAAATGTCAAGAAAACAGGGTAAAACATATGAAGAAATTAGCCAGGAATTAGGTATTTCTGTCAATACTGTCAAAAATCAAATGAGTAAAGCCCTCGAATCCATGCGGATATTTTTTCGGGCTCATGATGGTTTTACTTAA